The Acidovorax sp. RAC01 genomic sequence GCCCGCCTGCCGCTGCACCGGCTGGCCAGCGGGGAGGCCACCGCCTTCACCCCGGCCGATGCCGCCGCCATGGACCGCTTTGCCGGGCGCTACGCCGACCACATTGCCGCGGAAGAGGGCAGTGCCTACCCCGCGGCCGAGGCGCTGCTGGCGCCCCAGTCACTGGCAGGCATGGGGCAGGAAATGGCTACGCGGCGTGGCGGGGGTTGATTGCTATTAAAGTAATAGCTATAAAGTCAATAAATAAATGCCCAAGAGCCGTTTTTGACTCGTTTTTTGCTGGCCATGCCGTGCTGCGGGCGGTGGAGCGCCGCCCTGCATCTGGGGCCGCGCACGCCCTGGCCTGGCTCGTGCCAGCCGTCGCCTGCCTTCGCATCCCGCCTGGCCCACAGACGCCCCCTCCCGGTGATGCGTTCGTGATGGGCCCCTAGTGCGCGGGCAGTGCCCCGGCAACAGACACACTCGCCACGCAAACCTTTGTGCCCGCTTCGAGGGTGCATGCGCCTTCGGACACCACGGGTGCAGGGGATTGGAGGCACCACTCCACCGCCATCGGCCCTTTGCCAGCCCGCGATGGCAGCCATATCGCCTTGGCACGCAGGCGCGCAGCAGGGGGCTGTGCGCTGGCCCGATACTCGGGTGCTGGTGCCAGCGCGCCGCGGGTGCGTCAGCCGTCCGGCTGCTGCCTGCTTTGCTCGATTCCGTCCCTTCGCCTTGACCTTCCTCGCACGCCTTCCCTTCGCCGTCCGTGTCCTTGCCACCCTGGCGCTGGCCTGGGCTGCGGCCGCCACCTGTGTGGCGCTGAACACCCCCTTGCCCTGGATGATCGGCCCGCTGCTGGCCACCTCGCTGGTGTCCATTGCCGGCGGGCCCACCGAGAGCTGGGGCCCGCTGCGCAACGCGGGCCAGTGGACCATCGGCGCCGCGCTGGGCCTGTACTTCACGCCCGAGGTGGTGGCGCTGGTGGGCGGGCTGTGGTGGGCCATCGCGCTGGGCATTGCGTGGGCGCTGCTGCTGGGCTGGCTGTTTGGCGCCTGGCTGTACCGCGTACACGCGCCGCGCATGCATGGCGTGCCCGCGCCCATGATGCGCGCCACCAGCTACTTTGCCGGGGCCATTGGTGCGGCGTCCGAGATGACGTTGCTGTCAGAGCGCGAAAACGCCCGCACCGACCTGGTGGCCGCCAGCCACAGCCTGCGCCTGCTCATCGTCACGGTGACGATCCCGTTTGCGCTGCAGTGGAGCGGCCTGCACGGCCTGGACATCCTGCCGCCCACGCTGCGCGTGGTGAACTGGCCCTGGCTGGCGCTGATGGTGGTGCTGACGGGCGCCGGCGCCCTGCTGATGGACCGCCTGGGCCGCGCCAACCCGTGGTTCATGGGGGCGATGCTGGTATCGATGGCGCTCACCGTGGCCGGGTTCAGCCTGTCGGCCGTGCCTCAGCCGCTGGTGAATGCGGCGCAACTGGTGATTGGCGTGAGTTTGGGCGTACGGTTTCGTGCAGACTTTTTACGTACCGCACCTCGATGGCTGGCATCGGTAGCCGTGGGTACTTTGGGGCTGATGGCCATCTGCGCAGCCTTTGCCGGCGCACTGGCCTGGGCCACCGGCCTGCCGTGGGTCACGCTGCTGTTGGGCACATCCCCCGGCGGCATCACCGAAATGGCCATCACCGCCAAGGTGCTGCAACTGGGTGTGCCGGTGGTGACCGCATTCCAGGTGTGCCGCCTGATCGCCGTGCTGATGCTGGTGGACCCGCTGTACCGCAGAATTTACCCGCCAGCGGCCGCTGGCCCCAGGGCTTAAACAGGGCGGGGCGCTTTCGAAACTGTCACTACGCTATCGCGAGGGACGACAAGCAAGGGCCGCCCCGCAGCGAAGTCGTCGTCCCCCTGGGGGGGGAAGGCGCGCAGCGCCTCAGGGGGGATTCAATGCACCACCACCGGGTTCTGCGCCAGCCCCGCATAGCGGTCCAGCGCATCTTCGACCTCTTCCTGCGTCGGTGTGTCGCGCTGCCAGGCCAGGATCTGCTCCTGGAACATCTCGGCCCATGAGCCGTCGAGGTACACCTCTTTGCCCGATCGCTTGTCCACGATTTCAAAGCCGTGGCGCGCGAGCTGGGGAACGGCGGGTGCGGTGTCGTTGAGCGCCTGGCGACTCGTTGTCGTGGCCTGCACGGCATCGGGCAGCATGTGGACCACCACGAAGGATTCTGAGTCGTAGAGCATGTGCATCGTGTTCCCCTTGTCGATATGGAGCCTGTGGCGGCCCTCGCTGGCGCGAAAGCTGCACGCACGCTATGAATGTCAGATGACAGCGGGTGTGCGGAGTTCAAGCCCCGGGGGCAGCGGGCGCAGCGGTCTGGCGTGGCGATCACGTGGTGTCCTGCCTGCCAGCCCTTCGAACTGCAAGGCCTGCTGCACGGGGTTTTGCTCCGGCCGTTGCAGTATTTCACGAAACGCGCGGTCCGTCTGAAGCGGGGGGATATGTGCGGGGTGTGCGGCGCTGGCACAACAGTGCATGGCGCGGTGGGGCTGCACGGCGTGCACGCCTGGCAGCGCTGCAGGCGCGGTGGTGTCAGGGCGCCGCGTGGCTGCGCAACTGCAGGTCCGCAAAGTCGCCGTTGGCCTGCGTGATGCGGATGCGCACCGGCAGGTAGCCCAGTGCGGGCGCCACCCACAGTTCGGCCTTCTGGTCGTAGTCCTTGCGGGGCAGGCGCTGCAGCTTGAGGGCCTCGGTGGGCCCGGCGGGCAGGTCCAGCGTTTCAGTGGCTTCCACGCTGAAGGCCCAGCGGTCTGCGCTGCGGGCGCTCACGGTGGTCAGCGTGATCTGCGTGCCGGGCACAAACCGGGCCGGGTCGGCCGCCAGCAGGGCGCCGAGCTGGATGAACACACTGAGCCGGTCCTGCGTGCCCGGGCCCAGGGCGGCCTCGGGCGTGTTGGCGCTGAAGATCACGCGGCCCTTGGCGTAGTCAAAGTGTGCCGCCTGCTCGCTGCGTGATTTGTCGGAAAACCGCTCGGGCAACAGCCCCTGGCTGCTGAGAGTGCCCACGCTGCGCTGCGCGCGGCTGCCGACCAGAAACGCGCTGATTTCCTGCCGGGCCTCGTAGCGGGCGCCGTCGTGCTGCCACAGCAGTTCGGCACGGGCGTTGTACGCAAATTTCTTGGCCTGGCCGCTGACATCGAAGGCCAGCCGCGCGGGCGGGGGCAGGCGGGCCGGGGGTGGTGCCGTGCTGCGGCCTGCGCCACCGCCCGGCGGGCTGATGTCGATGCCTGCGCTGGCGGATGGGTCGGCGCTGGCCGCCCCTGGCGCCGAGGCCGGGGCCACCGGGCCCGAAGCTGCTGCCAGCGCGGCGGGCAACCCTGCGCCGGGCTGCTCTGTGGCCGCCGCTGCGGGGGCTGGGGGCGGTGCGGTGTCGCTGCCGGCATCGGCAGCGGTGTCTGGGGCCGTGTCGGCCGGGGTGCTGCCCGGCGTGGAGGGCAGGGCGGTTGGTGCGGGTAGGGCGCCCGTCGCAGGCGGTTTTCGGGGCGCCGGGCGCGCGGCCGGGGCGGGGCGCGGCTGGGTGGGGGCGGCGGCTTGCGGCACCGGCGCGGCGGGCGGCAGGGGCAGCACGGCCGGAGCCGCCGCAATGCTGCGGGTGCTGAACACCGGGCCCGCGGGCTGCGGCGCGGGGGCCCAGCCCAGCGACACGCCGCCCAGCACCAGCCAGTGCAGGGCCAGCACCACCGCGGTGATCAGGATCAGGGCGCGCCGCGGCACGGGCTCGTCGGGCGTCAGGCGCTGCCCGCGCCCAGGTCGCGCGACAGCTGGGCGGCGGCTGCGCGCAGCGGCACATCCACCGCGCCGCCCCATTCGGGGTCGAAGGTGGCAATCGAGCCCAGCGTGGTGATGCCCAGCTCCAGGTGGCCGTCCGAGTCGAACACCGGCGCGCAAAACGCCACGATGCCGGGCAGGAGGGTATCGACCACGCGGGCCGCGCCGCGCTCGCGCACCTCGGCCAGCAGCGTTTTCACCTCGCCCATGGTGGCGGGCAGGTCGGTGCGGCGCATCTTGACGGCGCGGCCGAGTTCCTCCTTGATCAGCGGTGCCACCACATCGGGCGCCATGTGCGCGGCAAAGCACCGGCCCGTGGCGGACGAGAGCAGCGGCATCACGTCGCCCAGGCGCAGGTTGGCGGTGACGGCCTGGGGCGATTCCTCCCAGTGCACGATGGTCGGCCCGTGGTTGCCCCACACGGCCAGGGCCAGGGTGTGGCCGATGCTTTCCATCAGCTCGGGCATGCGCTCGCGGGCCATGCGCACGGCGTCCAGCCGGGTGAGCGATGCCAGGCCCAGCTTCAGCGCAGCGGGGCCCAGGTCGTAGCGGGCGGTTCGGGCGTCCTGCACCACCAGCCCCAGGCGCTGAAAGCTCACCAGATACCGGTGCGCCTTGGCCGCGCTCATGCCACCAGCCGCCGCCACATCCTTGAGCATCAGCGGCCCGCGCGAGCGTGTCAGCCCCTCCAGCAAGGCAAAACCAACCTCCACCGACTGAATACCTGCACGTTCTTTGGCCATGTGCACTAAAATCCGCGTGTTTTGTTTAGTTAAATCAATTTACCCCAGCGTAATTCCGCTAGGGCCCCCGGCACCAAGGGCGCGCGCCGCTGGTGGTGCAGGGCGCTCTGGTGGAGCCACTTTTCACAGCACGTCATCCTGAGACAAAGGTCCTGCCACCATGAAACTTGCCACCTACAAAGACGGCTCGCGCGACGGCCAACTCGTTGTTGTCTCCCGCGACCTGGGCACAGCCCATTATGCGACCGGCATTGCCAGCAAGATGCAGCAGGTGCTGGACGACTGGGGCTTCCTCTCGCCCCAGCTGCAGGACCTGTACGACCAGCTCAACAGTGGCCGCGCACGCCATGCTTTCCCGTTCGACCCGGCCCAGTGCATGGCCCCGCTGCCCCGCGCTTACCAGTGGGCCGATGGTTCGGCCTACATCAACCACGTCGAACTGGTGCGAAAAGCGCGCAACTCCGAAGTACCTGAGAGCTTCTACACCGACCCGCTGATGTACCAGGGCGGCAGCGACGACTTCATCGGCCCCTGCGACGACGTGGTGGTGCCCAGCGAAGCCATGGGCATCGACTTCGAGGCCGAAATTGCCGTCATCACCGGCGACGTGAAGATGGGCACGGACGCCGACCAGGCCCTGGACGGCATCCGCCTGGTGATGATCGCCAACGACGTGAGCCTGCGCAACCTGATCCCGGCCGAGCTGGCCAAGGGCTTCGGCTTCTTCCAGTCCAAGCCCGCCACCGCCTTCGGCCCCGTGGCCGTCACGCTGGACGAGCTGGGCGATGCCTGGGACCACGGCCGCCTGCACCTCACCGTGCAATCGACCTGGAACGGCCGCAAGGTCGGCATGTGCGACGCCGGCCCCGAGATGACCTTCCACTTCGGCCAGCTGATTGCCCACGTGGCCAAGACGCGCAACGTGCGCGCCGGCTCCATCATTGGCAGCGGCACCGTGAGCAACAAGGGCATCACCGACGCCAGCGGCCGCACCGACTGGCCCAAGGGCTACAGCTGCATCGCCGAAAAGCGCTGCATCGAGACCATCCAGGACGGCAAGCCCAGTACCGAGTTCATGAAGTTCGGCGACACCATCCGCATCGAGGTCAAGGGCAAGGACGGCGCGAGCATCTTTGGGGCTATCGATCAGGCCATTGCAGCGCCCGCTGCGTAAGGCTCTGGGGTATTTTTGCCATAAAAATGGCTTCTGTGGCAAGGCTGTATTGCACATGAAGCTATCAAAATAGTAGCGTTTTCGCTGTCACCTGCGCGCGGCAAGGTTGGCGCAAAGCCGCTACCCTGCGGGGCTTCGTTTCACACGGCAGCCCCCCATGCTCAACTTCGACTTCCACAACCCCACCCATATCGCCTTCGGCCAGGGCCGCATTGCAGACCTGGCCGAACTGGTGCCTGCTGCCGCCAGGGTCCTCATCCTGGTCGGTGGCGCCAGTGCCGAAAAGACCGGCACCCTGGCCGAGGTGCGCGCCGCGCTGGGCGAGCGCCAGCACGCCACCTTCGCGGGCATCGAGCCCAACCCCAGCTACGAAACCTCGATGCAAGCCGTCGCCCAGGTGCGCGAGGGTGGGTTCGACTTCTTGCTGGCGGTGGGGGGCGGCTCGGTCATTGACGCCACCAAGTTCATCGCAGCCGCCGCGCTGTTCGACGGCGAGCCCTGGGCCATCCTGGAGAAGTTCGGCCGCAACGTGACGCGCGCCCTGCCTTTTGGCGCGGTGCTCACGCTGCCCGCCACAGGCTCCGAGATGAACAACGGCAGCGTCATCACCCACCGCGGCAAGGGCGCCAAGCTGCCCTTCAACAGCGTGCACACCTACCCCGTGTTTTCGGTGCTCGACCCCACCAAGACCTACACCCTGCCGCCCCAGCAGCTGGCCAACGGCGTGGTGGATGCCTTTGTGCACACGGTGGAGCAGTACCTGACCTACCCGGTCAACGCGCCGGTGCAGGACCGTTTTGCCGAGGGCATCCTGCAGACGCTGATCGAGGTGGGCCCGCGCCTGCTGACCGCGCCCGAGCCCGTGTACGACGACCGCGCCAACCTGATGTGGGCTGCCACCATGGCGCTCAACGGGCTGATTGGCGCCGGGGTACCGCAGGACTGGGCCACGCACATGATCGGCCATGAGCTGACGGCGGCGCACGGCATCGACCACGCCCGCACGCTGGCCATCGTGCTGCCCGCGCTGCTGCACGAGCGCCGCGTGCCCAAGCAGGCCAAGCTGCTGCAGTACGCCGAGCGCGTGTGGGGCATCACCACCGGCAGCGACGACGAGCGCATCACCGCCGCCATCGAGCGCACGCGCGATTTCTTTGAAAGCATGGGCATCCGCACGCGCCTGTCGGGCTACGGCCTGGGCGCCGACGCCATCGGCCCGCTGATCGCGCAGCTGGAGGCGCACGGCATGGTCAAGCTGGGCGAGCAGCGCGAGATCACGCCAGCCGTCAGCCGCCGCATCCTGGAAGCGGCGCTTTAAGCGCCGTTGCACGGGCCGGGCCGGCATGCATGGGCCCTGCCCGCAGCGCATGCGGCGCTGCGCAGCGGCGTTTCGTCGCCGGGCGCCGGAGCCTGCACCGTGCGCTGCCACCGTGCCGTCAAGCCGCCCATCCGTCCCGCTTGGCGGCCTCTGGCGAAACGCATCCCGTGGCCCGGCTCCTTTTTTCCTGGCGCTGCGCCCGGCACGCCCCGTCGCACGCGCGCCGCCGGTGGCGCCCTTTTTGCGCAGCAGCTGCGCTGAAACGGGCCGGGGACGGGGCCCGGGCCCATCGCCATGCGGGCGCGGCTGTAGGCCAACGCCGCGAACCGCGCCGCGCCATGGCACGCCGGCCCGCATCGCTGCTAGGGTGCGCCCTGCACACCGATTCACCCCACCACGAAAGCGCCACCCATGCCACACATCCTCATGGTTCTGACATCCCACGACCAGCTGGGCGACACCGGCAAGAAAACCGGCTTCTGGCTGGAGGAGTTTGCCGCGCCGTACTACGTGTTCAGGGACGCGGGTGCCCAGGTCACGCTGGCATCGCCCCAGGGCGGCCAGCCCCCGCTGGACCCCAAGAGCGACGAGCCCGGCGCGCAGACCGACGCGACCCGCCGCTTCAAGGCCGATGCCGATGCGCAGGCCGCGCTGGCCAGCACCGTGCCGCTCGATGGCGTGGACCCGGCCGACTTCGACGCCGTGTTCTACCCCGGCGGCCACGGCCCGCTGTGGGACCTGGCGTATGACGCGCGCTCCATCGCCCTCATCGAGGCCACCCTGGGCGCCGGCAAGCCGCTGGCCGCCGTGTGCCATGCGCCCGGCGTGCTGCGCGGCGCCAAGGCGCAGGACGGCACACCGCTGGTGCGCGGCAAGAACGTGACCGGCTTCACCAACGGCGAGGAAGCCGCCGCGGGCCTGACCGATGTGGTGCCCTTTCTGGTGGAAGACATGCTCATGGCGCACGGCGCGCTGTACACCAAGCAGGCCGACTGGCAGCCGCATGTGGTGACCGATGGCCTGCTCATCACCGGGCAGAACCCGGCGTCTTCGGAGCCAGCGGCGAAGGCGCTGCTGAAGGCGCTGGGCGGCACGGCTTGACGTAAGGCGCTGTTGCGCTGAAGCCCGCGCTGGGGCAGGGCTTTGGCACCCCTGATGCGATGGGCGCAGTGCAGTGAGCTGCCACGAGATCGCTGCGCGAGCTTCAGCGTCGTGCGGTCAAGCGATGTGAAGAGGCAGTATTGGAAGGTCAAGGTTTTGCAGCGGAGGTTTCATAATCTGCCGATACTGCGACGAGACCTGCCTTGCCTGCCCTTTCTACCACCCCCTACCAATCCCAATACTTTGCTTGGCTGCTTTCAAGGCAGATAGGGCTTGATTCACCGGATCTGCTGGCATCGACCCTGGTTGATGCGCAGGTGGACCTCAACCCCCACCAGGTCGAGGCCGCGCTCTTCGCCTTCCGCAGCCCGTTATCGCAGGGCGTGATCCTGGCGGACGAGGTGGGCCTAGGCAAGACCATTGAGGCGGGCTTAGTTATTGCCCAGCGCTGGGCAGAGCGCAAGCGGCGCATCCTCATCATCACGCCAGCCAATTTGCGCAAGCAATGGCACCAAGAGCTGCAAGACAAGTTCAGCTTGCAGGCGCTGATCTTGGAAGCCAAAAGCTACAAAGAGCAGCGCAAGGCAGGGCTGCGCAACCCATTTGATCTGACCTCAGACACAGCCCAATCACACGCCAGCCAGATCGTTATCTGCTCCTACCAGTTTGCTAAAACCAAGGCCGATGACCTGCGCCGTGTGCCATGGGACTTGGTGGTCATGGATGAAGCCCACCGCCTGCGCAATGTGTACAAGCCCGGCAACGTGATCGGCAAGACGTTGAAGGAGGCGCTGGCCCACGCCCCCAAAGTGCTGCTCACCGCCACGCCCCTGCAAAACTCCCTGCTGGAGCTGTACGGCATGGTCAGCCTGGTGGACGAGCGCGTGTTTGGCGACCTGCCCAGCTTTCGCGAACAATTCGGCGCGCTGGGCAACCCCGACACGCTTGCCAAGCTGCGCAGCCGCTTGCAAAGCGTGTGCATGCGCACTCTGCGCCGCCAGGTGCAGCCCTACATCTCGTACACCCGGCGCATTCCCATGGTGGAGCCCTTCACGCCATCGGCAGAAGAGCTGGCCCTGCACGACCGCGTGGCCGAGTACCTGCGCCGTCCCTCGCTCAATGCCCTGCCTGCGGGGCAGCGGCAGCTGATTTCGTTGGTGCTGTGGAAGCTGCTGGCCTCCAGCAGTTACGCCATTGGCGGGGCGCTAGACACCATGGCCCAGCGCCTGCAAGACCAGCTCAGCGCCGAGCCCACAGGCCAGGAAGACGCCAGCCTGGCCGAGCAACTGGACAAGGACTACGAGTCCCTCGACGAAATCGAAGAGGAATGGACTGAGGCGGATGGCGACGCGCCCGGCACGTCCAAGGTCAGCCTGGCTGACGAGATTGCCGAGCTGCGCGAGTTCCAGCGCATGGCCACCACCATCCGCGACAACGCCAAGGGCCAGGCCCTGCTCACAGCCCTGGGCAAAGCTTTTGCAGAGCTGGAGCGCCTGGGCGCAAAGCGCAAAGCCCTCATCTTCACGGAATCGCGCCGCACGCAAGACTATTTGCTGGGCCTGCTGGAGCAAAGCGCCTACGCAGGCCAAACCGTGCTCTTCAACGGCACCAACAGCAGCGAGCAGGCCACGCGCATCTACCAAGCCTGGCTCAAACGCCACGCAGGCACCGACCGCATCACCGGCTCCCGCACCGCAGACACCCGCGCTGCGCTGGTCGAGCATTTCAAAGAGTCCGCCAGCATCATGATCGCCACTGAGGCCGGGGCTGAGGGCATCAACCTGCAGTTCTGCTCGCTGGTTATCAACTACGACCTGCCGTGGAACCCCCAGCGCATCGAACAGCGCATTGGCCGCTGCCACCGCTACGGCCAGCAGCACGACGTGGTGGTGGTCAACTTCGTGGACCACAGCAACCCTGCCGATAAGCGCGTGTACGAGCTGCTGGCGCAAAAATTCCAGCTCTTTGAAGGCGTGTTTGGAGCCAGCGACGAAGTGCTGGGCACCATCGGCAGCGGCGTGGACTTTGAGCGCCGCATTGCCGAGATCTACCAAACCTGCCGCAACCCGCAAGAAATTGAAGCCTCGTTCCAGCAACTGCAGCTCGACTTGTCGGGCGAGATCAGTGCCGCCATGCTCAAAACCCGGCAACTGCTGCTGGAGAACTTTGACGAAGCCGTGCAAGACAAGCTCAAACTGCGGCAGACCGAAAGCACCAGCGCCCGTAACCGGTTCGAGCGGCTGCTGATGGACCTGACCCAGGCCGAGCTGCAAAGCCACGCAGAGTTTGACCACAAAGGTTTTACCCTGCGCCAAACACCCCCCGGCTTGCCGCCCGCCGAAGCACCCGCAGGCCGCTACGAGCTACCCCGCCGCAGCGAAGACGCCTATCTGTATCGCACCGGGCACCCGCTGGCACAGGCCCTCATTCATCAAGCCCGCCAGCGCACCCTGCCCACTGCGCGCGTGCAGTTCAGCTACGACGACTACGGCACCATGCTCGCCACCCTGCTGCCCCTGCGCGGGCAAACCGGCTGGCTCAGCCTGAGCGTGCTCTCCATCGACGCCCTGGGCGTGCAAGAAGACTATCTGCTGCTGGCAGGCATTACCGACGCTGGCCAGCCCCTGCACGAAGAAGACGCAGACAAACTGCTGCGCCTACCCGCCCAGGTGCAACAGGCCAGCTTGTTCATGGAGCCCCCAGCCGCGTTGGCCCAAGACGTGGAGCGGCTGGAGCGCGCACAGATCCAGGCCGTCAACACCCGCAACCTGGGCTACTTTGATGCCGAAGTGCAAAAGCTCGACGCCTGGGCCGACGACCTGAAGGTGGGCCTGGAAAACGAAGTCAAAGAGCTGGACCGCGAAATCAAAGATGTGCGCCGCACCGCCACTGTGGCCGCCACGTTGGAAGAAAAGCTGCATTGGCAAAAACGCCAGCGCGAGCTGGAAGACAAGCGCAACCAGCTGCGGCGCAGGATTTTTGATCGGCAGGATGAGATTGATGCGCAGCGCAGTCGTTTGATTGAGGATTTGGAGGGCAGGCTTGCCAGTTCAGCCTGTCTGAAGAAACTGTTCGCAATACAGTGGAGTTTGGATAAAGGCGGGAGGCCCTGATGTCTGCAACTAATTTCAAAACCGAGAACAACACCTATCGCAAATTGATAGGTAACGGCCTGACTTACAGGATTCCGCGTTTTCAGCGCGACTACAGCTGGTCTGAAGACGAGTGGGAAGACCTGTGGGCCGACATATTGGGCATTCTTCAAGAAGGGGGCGAGCCTGCGCATTACATGGGCTATTTGGTTCTGCAATCGCAAGACGACAAAAGTTTTGATGTGATCGATGGGCAGCAGCGCCTCACCACACTCACCCTGGTGGTGCTGGCTGCCATGAAGAACCTGCAACGGTTGGTCAACGACAAGACCCAGGCTGAACAAAACCAACGCCGCATTGACCAAATCCGGCAAACGTACATCGGCTACCTGGACCCTGTCACCTTGGTCTCGCGCACCAAGCTCACCCTCAATCGCAACAACGACAGTTACTTTCAAACCTACCTGGTACCGCTGGGGCATTTGCCGCAGCGCGGGTTTCGCGCATCGGAGCATTCACTGCGCAAGGCATTTGAATGGTTTGAAAAGCGCGTGCGCGACTATGCCAAACGCCAAGGGGGCGATGAAGGCATGGCGCTGGCGAGCCTTGTTGAGACCATGAGCGACAAGCTGTTTTTCACCGTCATCAGCGTCACCGATGAGCTGAACGCGTTCAAGGTATTTGAAACCCTCAACGCCCGTGGCGTGCGCTTGTCTTCCACAGACTTGCTGAAAAACTACCTGTTTTCAGTGCTCCACAAAGAGGCCGAACATGCCCATGAGATGCAGGTGCTGGAAGACCGCTGGGAGGCCATGGTCACCCGCTTGGGCAGTGAGAGTTTTCCTGACTTCTTGCGTGTGCACTGGATCAGCCGCAAGACTTTTGTGCGCCAAGCGGAATTGTTCAAGACCATCCGCAGCAAGGTCACTACGCGCGCAGTGGTTTTTGAGTTGCTGCGTGGCATGGAAGAGGACATGGATGCCTACCTGGCCCTCACCAACCCCGAAGCCTCAGCGTGGACGCCAGAGTTGCGTGGCCAAGCCCAAAAGCTGCGCATGTTCAGCGTTCGGCAGCCTTTCCCGCTGATCGTGGCAGGCCACCGTCACCTGAACGCAGCGGACTTTGCCACGCTGCTCAAGGCTTGCGTCACCATCTCGTTCCGATACAACGTCATTGGCAGCCAACCTACCAATGAGCAAGAGCGCGTGTACTACGCAGCGGCGCAAAAACTGTCGAATGCGGAAATTAATAACGCTGCTCAGGTGCTGGAGGCCCTCAAACCTGTCTACCCCGCAGACGAGGCTTTCAGAAGCGCCTTTGCCGACAAGATCATTCGCACTACCAACTCACGCAATCTGCGCATCGTGCGCTACATCCTGTGTGCACTGGAGCGCCAGCTCAACAACACCGACCACGACTTTGAAAGCGATACCTTCAACGTGGAGCATGTGTTGCCTCAAAACCCCGGTGAGGGCTGGCCTGCCTTTTCGGACGAAGAGGTGGAGGCCATGGCCTACCGCATAGGCAATATGGCGCTCATGGCCAAGGGTGCTAACAGGGACATAGGCAATGCCGCTTTTGCTGTGAAGAAGCCCGTCTTGGCCGCCAGCGCATTTGAGCTGACGCGCAAGGTGGCCGAAGACAACGCCGACTGGACGCCCGAGCGCATCGCAGCGCGGCAAAAAAACCTGGCTCGCCTGGCCTCTACCGTGTGGCGAGTGGCCCAGCTATCTGATTGACCCCATGGCACACCAAAAACTAGAACTCACCTGGATCGGCAAAGACCAGCGCCCCCGGCTGGAGCCGCGCATTTTGCTGGAGGACCCGGCCCGCAGCTACCACGCCAAGCAGCGGGTGACGGACCGGGATATTTTTGACAACCGCCTGATCAAGGGCGACAACCTGCTGGCGCTCAAAGCGCTGGAGGCCGAGTTTGCGGGCAAGGTGAAGTGCGTGTTCATCGACCCGCCGTACAACACCGGCAGCGCCTTCACGCACTACGACGACGGGCTGGAGCATTCCATCTGGCTGGGGCTGATGCGCGACCGGCTGGAGATCATTCGCCGCCTGCTGGCCGAGGATGGGTCGTTGTGGATCACGATTGACGACAACGAGG encodes the following:
- a CDS encoding SNF2-related protein, whose product is MPALSTTPYQSQYFAWLLSRQIGLDSPDLLASTLVDAQVDLNPHQVEAALFAFRSPLSQGVILADEVGLGKTIEAGLVIAQRWAERKRRILIITPANLRKQWHQELQDKFSLQALILEAKSYKEQRKAGLRNPFDLTSDTAQSHASQIVICSYQFAKTKADDLRRVPWDLVVMDEAHRLRNVYKPGNVIGKTLKEALAHAPKVLLTATPLQNSLLELYGMVSLVDERVFGDLPSFREQFGALGNPDTLAKLRSRLQSVCMRTLRRQVQPYISYTRRIPMVEPFTPSAEELALHDRVAEYLRRPSLNALPAGQRQLISLVLWKLLASSSYAIGGALDTMAQRLQDQLSAEPTGQEDASLAEQLDKDYESLDEIEEEWTEADGDAPGTSKVSLADEIAELREFQRMATTIRDNAKGQALLTALGKAFAELERLGAKRKALIFTESRRTQDYLLGLLEQSAYAGQTVLFNGTNSSEQATRIYQAWLKRHAGTDRITGSRTADTRAALVEHFKESASIMIATEAGAEGINLQFCSLVINYDLPWNPQRIEQRIGRCHRYGQQHDVVVVNFVDHSNPADKRVYELLAQKFQLFEGVFGASDEVLGTIGSGVDFERRIAEIYQTCRNPQEIEASFQQLQLDLSGEISAAMLKTRQLLLENFDEAVQDKLKLRQTESTSARNRFERLLMDLTQAELQSHAEFDHKGFTLRQTPPGLPPAEAPAGRYELPRRSEDAYLYRTGHPLAQALIHQARQRTLPTARVQFSYDDYGTMLATLLPLRGQTGWLSLSVLSIDALGVQEDYLLLAGITDAGQPLHEEDADKLLRLPAQVQQASLFMEPPAALAQDVERLERAQIQAVNTRNLGYFDAEVQKLDAWADDLKVGLENEVKELDREIKDVRRTATVAATLEEKLHWQKRQRELEDKRNQLRRRIFDRQDEIDAQRSRLIEDLEGRLASSACLKKLFAIQWSLDKGGRP
- a CDS encoding DUF262 domain-containing protein — encoded protein: MSATNFKTENNTYRKLIGNGLTYRIPRFQRDYSWSEDEWEDLWADILGILQEGGEPAHYMGYLVLQSQDDKSFDVIDGQQRLTTLTLVVLAAMKNLQRLVNDKTQAEQNQRRIDQIRQTYIGYLDPVTLVSRTKLTLNRNNDSYFQTYLVPLGHLPQRGFRASEHSLRKAFEWFEKRVRDYAKRQGGDEGMALASLVETMSDKLFFTVISVTDELNAFKVFETLNARGVRLSSTDLLKNYLFSVLHKEAEHAHEMQVLEDRWEAMVTRLGSESFPDFLRVHWISRKTFVRQAELFKTIRSKVTTRAVVFELLRGMEEDMDAYLALTNPEASAWTPELRGQAQKLRMFSVRQPFPLIVAGHRHLNAADFATLLKACVTISFRYNVIGSQPTNEQERVYYAAAQKLSNAEINNAAQVLEALKPVYPADEAFRSAFADKIIRTTNSRNLRIVRYILCALERQLNNTDHDFESDTFNVEHVLPQNPGEGWPAFSDEEVEAMAYRIGNMALMAKGANRDIGNAAFAVKKPVLAASAFELTRKVAEDNADWTPERIAARQKNLARLASTVWRVAQLSD